The following coding sequences lie in one Cydia strobilella chromosome 16, ilCydStro3.1, whole genome shotgun sequence genomic window:
- the LOC134748491 gene encoding uncharacterized protein LOC134748491 produces the protein MEKVLLCCVLLLNWRLVYSQLLSTVNNVRLVNHIPYIMEFMETAMKDVEAYGWCNLKIPDHEVEIDENVFDWQVKGHVAFKNGFVTSIQKLDLIQHTLQQVWRFDNTDNTTSVFVQATLRMSDVRLGYDIEVTLEDGSLHHFTGIFRHNTVQFPFAVIYNMFTDEYSATVTMDTLPRSTNKMVFAPATALTQVLSHSYDVTSAADGMASWATQVFQPILLNVALNKVEFPQICYNCNTYEHLSVRMKLCALFCFIFAISVVYGNWTSRVYLEKAQDYFHNMVQETVLRLEQRSFSSLRLQDITQTISQQMYKWHVTGNVTYTNGFLVSIQKMDVTNFQQATSVSTVEGVATTSATISGRLNIRDMKIGYDVIAELEADGNHTFTGTFVHTLLWYIFRISKNLHTREISTTVSLDSLSGGLHRMQYMPANNITEVISRSYVPGNIWNSVGDWGRDVIQPILLDVVQNKIAFPPVCLDCR, from the exons ATGGAGAAAGTGCTGTTgtgttgtgttttattattgaactGGAGGCTGGTTTACTCACAATTATTgagtacag TTAATAATGTCCGTTTAGTCAACCATATTCCATATATTATGGAGTTCATGGAAACTGCTATGAAGGATGTGGAGGCTTACGGTTGGTGCAACTTGAAAATACCTGACCATGAGGTCGAAATTGA TGAAAATGTATTCGATTGGCAAGTCAAAGGCCACGTTGCCTTCAAAAATGGCTTCGTCACGTCGATCCAGAAACTTGACCTCATTCAGCATACCCTCCAACAGGTGTGGCGGTTTGACAACACAGACAATACAACCAGCGTGTTTGTCCAG GCTACCCTGAGGATGTCAGATGTGAGGTTGGGGTACGACATTGAAGTGACGTTGGAGGATGGCAGCCTCCACCATTTCACAGGGATCTTTAGACACAACACCGTCCAGTTTCCCTTTgcg GTAATATACAATATGTTTACGGATGAATATTCCGCGACGGTGACAATGGATACTCTGCCAAGGAGCACGAACAAGATGGTTTTCGCTCCTGCTACGGCTCTTACGCAAGTGCTGTCACATTCG tatgaCGTGACAAGCGCCGCCGATGGCATGGCATCCTGGGCTACACAGGTTTTCCAACCCATCCTCCTCAACGTGGCTCTCAACAAGGTCGAATTCCCTCAAATCTGTTACAACTGCAACACTTA TGAACATTTGTCTGTAAGAATGAAGCTTTGTGcattattttgtttcatttttgcAATTAGTGTGGTTTATGGAAATTGGA CCAGCCGTGTTTATTTAGAGAAAGCTCAAGATTACTTTCATAATATGGTGCAAGAAACCGTGCTGCGATTGGAGCAGCGGAGTTTTAGCTCTCTTCGACTTCAAGATATAACGCAAACTATAAG TCaacaaatgtacaaatggcaCGTCACGGGTAACGTCACGTACACAAATGGTTTCCTGGTGTCCATACAAAAGATGGATGTGACGAACTTCCAACAGGCTACGTCAGTCAGCACGGTAGAGGGTGTCGCTACAACCTCCGCTACGATCAGTGGGCGGTTGAACATCAGGGACATGAAG ATCGGATATGATGTAATTGCTGAACTGGAAGCAGATGGAAACCATACATTCACCGGGACTTTCGTTCACACTCTGCTCTGGTATATTTTTCGC ATATCCAAGAACTTACACACACGAGAGATATCTACGACTGTGTCACTAGACAGTTTAAGTGGAGGACTACACAGAATGCAATACATGCCCGCAAACAATATAACTGAAGTGATTTCTAGAAGT tatgtgcCTGGCAACATTTGGAACAGCGTTGGCGATTGGGGTCGCGACGTCATCCAGCCCATTCTTTTGGACGTCGTTCAGAACAAAATCGCTTTTCCACCAGTGTGCCTAGACTGCAGATAA